One genomic window of Clostridioides sp. ES-S-0054-01 includes the following:
- a CDS encoding MBL fold metallo-hydrolase — protein sequence MKIKENVLMLDSTRGSNCFIVFDKEVALIDTGLPFMGKNIIKELKTLGIKLTDIKHILLTHHDVDHISNIKLLKEKTGAKVWAHVEDIPFIIGEKDRPGFKKFIGKAISRRLIKDVEPYGENMQIGNIKIIHTPGHTPGHVCMIFEDVLFAGDLVKNKNGNIVPYPNPWNWDYKKMMKSVKELDSLKYEWLCMSHGTPCIK from the coding sequence ATGAAAATAAAAGAAAATGTATTAATGTTAGATAGTACTCGTGGCTCAAATTGTTTTATTGTGTTTGATAAAGAGGTTGCTCTCATAGACACAGGTCTTCCTTTTATGGGGAAAAATATAATTAAAGAATTAAAAACACTTGGCATTAAACTTACAGATATTAAGCATATTTTATTAACTCATCATGATGTTGACCATATATCTAATATTAAATTATTGAAAGAAAAAACAGGAGCAAAAGTATGGGCTCATGTAGAGGATATACCTTTTATTATAGGAGAGAAGGATAGACCTGGGTTTAAGAAGTTTATTGGAAAGGCAATTTCCAGAAGGCTCATTAAGGATGTTGAACCTTATGGAGAGAATATGCAGATTGGGAATATAAAAATTATCCATACTCCTGGTCATACTCCAGGGCATGTCTGCATGATTTTTGAAGATGTATTATTTGCAGGTGATTTAGTCAAAAATAAGAATGGAAATATAGTTCCTTATCCTAATCCATGGAATTGGGATTATAAAAAGATGATGAAATCTGTAAAAGAGTTGGATAGTTTGAAATATGAATGGTTATGTATGTCTCACGGAACTCCTTGTATTAAATAA
- a CDS encoding TetR/AcrR family transcriptional regulator, whose translation MSELSKRDKEKIQRKNEIIDKAERLFCLNGFDDTTMNELAKEVEHTKRTVYKYFSCKEDLFFAVVLRGYKRLWDIVKIESAKGKTGFEKVKLLYFAFHKFYCLEPSLLSLMGMIGIVKTRNSDTEIPFKEKFFSFNKFMFDEIQEMFETGKNDGSIRHDVEIPTLMYSSIFTLTGFFNLLSVAGKSYLNNFNIDEEKFIETTLALFIDSLKA comes from the coding sequence ATGTCAGAATTGTCAAAAAGAGATAAAGAAAAAATACAAAGAAAAAATGAGATTATTGATAAGGCAGAAAGATTATTTTGCCTTAATGGATTTGATGATACAACAATGAATGAATTAGCAAAAGAAGTTGAACACACTAAACGCACCGTTTATAAGTATTTCTCGTGTAAAGAGGATTTATTCTTTGCTGTTGTTCTAAGAGGATATAAAAGGCTTTGGGATATTGTTAAAATAGAAAGTGCGAAAGGAAAAACAGGGTTTGAAAAGGTAAAACTTTTATACTTTGCATTTCATAAATTTTATTGTCTAGAACCTTCTCTACTATCTCTTATGGGGATGATTGGAATTGTAAAAACTAGAAACTCAGACACCGAAATACCATTTAAAGAAAAGTTTTTTTCTTTTAATAAATTTATGTTTGATGAAATACAAGAAATGTTTGAAACTGGAAAAAATGATGGAAGTATTAGGCATGATGTTGAAATACCTACTCTTATGTATTCATCAATATTTACACTTACAGGATTTTTTAATTTACTATCTGTAGCAGGAAAATCATACCTAAACAATTTTAATATAGATGAGGAAAAATTTATTGAAACAACACTTGCTCTTTTTATAGATTCACTTAAGGCATAG
- a CDS encoding EAL domain-containing protein, translating to MRRKRFLIILSVGIILSSLLSIYLVYNLQGNARVINYTGLVRGATQRLIKQELNHQPNDKLIKILDDIISELQGRSGAHDIAYLADHDFQTNMIQMERDWERLKQEIYIVRDGGKSTTLYQYSEDFFNLADKAVLSAEKFSESKVSSTENALIILNLSFVLLIIFIYMYDAKQDILQRKLELAQEDNQRKSERLIKLAEDLKAPMNDISELLYISDLETYDLLFLNKAGIESFKVEKIKGQKCYKILQGRDEPCEFCTNPYLKEGENYTWEFKNPVTGRHYLLKDRLIEWEGKLARMEIAFDTTKSEEEKIKLRFTLDAEKIITDCVDILYRDSDIEKATMSVLEKLGSFLSADRSYIVYIRDGLMYNDYEWCEEHILSQKNCLQELPLSIIERWIPYFTNKECIVVKDLEEIKSTSPEEYQILHNQSITSLVVAPLEQNGELIGYLGVDNPPPDKIMNIASLLQTLCYFISLAWQHSKTQEQLAKLSYIDKLTSFYNRNRFIEDSQVLTKIDISIGIVYLDVNGLKDVNDKYGHEMGDKLLIECARRMKLVFHYSDFYRLGGDEFVIICREIKEDVFRKKIIELKGEFRKKPTCQVAIGSYWASTIDDIGEIIKNADAEMYEDKKDFYRKNSVSQRYRHHSDEMLHLRKPEVLEREIRNNRFLVYLQPQISFSDRSIVGAEALIRYLDNSNSLISPNNFLPILEASELLSKIDFYVFESICKKLRNWITKDIPIVPISINFSEESLKIPEFVNCLVSTCQYYHVSTKYIKIEITERVHDEKHFDVKKIISDLRAVGFAVAIDDFGTENANLALLSEVEFDILKLDKSLINNIVSNSRTKVIMEYITGICHKLNIYMVAEGIETEEQFFTLLQCRVEIAQGYLFSKPISIDEFENKYLIKSHQLI from the coding sequence ATGAGAAGAAAAAGATTTCTAATCATCTTAAGTGTTGGGATTATTCTTTCAAGTTTGCTATCTATTTACTTGGTCTATAATTTGCAGGGGAATGCTAGAGTCATTAATTATACTGGGCTTGTACGTGGAGCGACGCAACGTTTGATTAAACAAGAACTGAACCATCAGCCAAATGATAAATTGATAAAAATATTAGACGATATTATTAGTGAGCTTCAAGGTAGAAGTGGTGCACATGATATCGCTTACTTAGCTGACCATGACTTTCAAACTAACATGATTCAAATGGAACGAGATTGGGAACGTTTAAAGCAAGAAATATATATTGTTCGTGATGGTGGAAAAAGCACTACACTCTATCAATATAGTGAAGATTTTTTTAATTTAGCAGACAAAGCAGTTTTATCTGCTGAAAAATTTAGTGAGAGCAAGGTTTCATCTACTGAGAATGCTTTGATTATTTTAAATCTTTCATTTGTTTTATTGATTATTTTTATTTATATGTATGATGCTAAACAAGATATTTTGCAAAGAAAACTTGAACTAGCACAAGAGGATAATCAAAGAAAAAGTGAACGTCTTATTAAATTAGCTGAAGACTTAAAGGCTCCAATGAATGATATTTCAGAGCTTTTGTATATCAGTGATTTAGAGACTTATGATTTATTATTTTTAAATAAAGCAGGTATTGAAAGCTTTAAAGTTGAGAAAATCAAAGGACAAAAATGCTATAAGATACTACAGGGAAGAGATGAACCTTGTGAGTTTTGTACAAATCCCTATTTAAAAGAAGGTGAAAACTATACTTGGGAGTTTAAAAATCCAGTAACTGGTCGTCATTATCTATTAAAAGACCGTTTAATTGAGTGGGAAGGTAAACTAGCAAGAATGGAGATAGCTTTTGATACTACAAAATCAGAAGAAGAAAAAATAAAATTACGATTTACACTTGATGCTGAAAAAATAATCACGGATTGTGTAGATATTTTATATCGAGATAGTGACATTGAAAAAGCAACTATGTCTGTACTTGAAAAGTTAGGAAGTTTTTTATCTGCTGACCGTTCATATATTGTTTATATTAGAGATGGTTTGATGTATAATGATTATGAATGGTGTGAAGAACATATTTTATCTCAAAAAAACTGTTTACAAGAACTTCCACTTTCTATTATTGAACGATGGATTCCATATTTTACTAATAAGGAATGTATAGTTGTAAAAGATTTAGAAGAGATTAAATCTACATCACCAGAAGAATATCAAATATTACATAATCAATCTATTACTAGTCTTGTTGTAGCACCATTAGAACAAAATGGAGAACTTATTGGCTATTTAGGAGTTGATAATCCACCTCCAGATAAAATTATGAATATTGCATCATTACTTCAAACCCTTTGTTATTTTATTTCCCTTGCTTGGCAACATTCTAAAACTCAGGAGCAATTAGCAAAGCTAAGCTACATTGATAAACTTACTTCATTCTATAACAGAAATCGCTTCATAGAAGATTCCCAAGTGCTTACCAAAATTGATATTTCTATAGGCATTGTTTATCTAGATGTAAATGGTTTAAAGGATGTAAACGATAAATATGGACATGAAATGGGAGATAAGTTACTAATAGAATGTGCAAGACGAATGAAATTGGTATTTCATTATTCTGATTTTTACCGTTTAGGTGGAGATGAGTTTGTAATTATTTGTCGTGAAATTAAAGAGGATGTATTTAGAAAGAAGATAATAGAATTAAAAGGAGAATTCCGAAAAAAACCTACTTGTCAAGTTGCTATAGGGTCATACTGGGCGAGCACAATTGATGATATAGGAGAAATCATAAAAAATGCAGATGCAGAAATGTATGAAGATAAAAAAGATTTTTATCGTAAAAATTCTGTTTCTCAGAGGTATCGCCATCATAGTGATGAAATGCTACATTTAAGAAAGCCTGAGGTTCTTGAAAGAGAAATAAGGAATAATCGTTTTCTTGTTTACTTACAACCTCAAATTTCTTTTTCAGACCGTTCAATTGTAGGTGCAGAAGCACTTATCCGTTATTTAGATAATTCTAATTCACTTATATCTCCGAACAATTTTCTTCCTATATTAGAAGCATCTGAATTACTTAGCAAAATAGATTTCTATGTATTTGAGTCTATTTGTAAAAAACTTAGAAATTGGATTACTAAAGATATTCCAATCGTTCCAATATCTATAAATTTCTCAGAAGAATCACTTAAAATACCAGAATTTGTGAATTGTTTAGTATCAACTTGTCAATATTATCACGTTTCTACCAAATACATAAAAATTGAAATAACAGAAAGAGTACATGATGAGAAGCACTTTGATGTGAAAAAAATTATATCAGATTTAAGAGCTGTTGGTTTTGCTGTTGCAATTGATGACTTTGGAACTGAGAATGCAAATCTAGCGTTACTTTCTGAAGTTGAGTTTGATATATTGAAATTAGATAAGAGTCTAATTAATAATATTGTATCGAATTCTAGAACAAAGGTGATTATGGAATATATTACAGGAATATGTCATAAGTTGAACATTTATATGGTTGCTGAAGGGATTGAAACTGAGGAACAATTTTTTACACTATTACAATGTAGAGTTGAAATAGCACAGGGATATTTATTTAGTAAACCCATTTCAATTGATGAATTCGAAAATAAGTATCTAATAAAAAGTCATCAACTGATTTAG
- a CDS encoding response regulator transcription factor, which translates to MAKILLLEDDDTITFGIKTSLEKKNHTVYCYNTIAEAKKNFDKTIDLILLDLNLPDGIGYDFCQYVKSIEDTPVIFLTVRDDEKDIIRGLDMGADDYVVKPFLLSVLQSRINAVLRRTHSNTNNTITCGHISLNKAEVKAYLDNVEVPLTAGEYKLLLSLMENKNRAMTRTKLLEMLWDVDGNFVNDNTLTVTIKRLREKLKNPPCIKTLRGIGYRMEDS; encoded by the coding sequence ATGGCTAAAATACTTCTTCTGGAAGACGATGATACAATTACATTTGGGATAAAGACCTCCCTTGAAAAGAAAAATCATACAGTATATTGTTATAATACGATTGCTGAAGCTAAAAAAAATTTTGATAAAACTATTGATTTGATTCTACTTGACTTAAACCTACCTGATGGTATTGGATATGACTTTTGCCAATACGTTAAAAGTATAGAAGATACTCCAGTGATATTTTTGACAGTCCGTGATGATGAAAAAGACATTATACGTGGATTAGATATGGGTGCAGATGACTATGTGGTTAAACCATTTTTGCTTTCAGTACTTCAATCTAGAATTAATGCAGTTCTTAGACGAACTCATTCTAATACTAACAATACTATTACATGTGGACATATAAGCTTGAATAAAGCTGAGGTCAAAGCATACTTAGATAATGTTGAAGTACCTTTGACAGCAGGAGAATATAAGCTTCTTCTAAGTCTGATGGAAAATAAAAATAGAGCTATGACTCGTACAAAGTTACTAGAAATGCTCTGGGATGTAGATGGTAATTTCGTAAATGACAACACTCTTACTGTTACAATAAAGCGTCTTAGAGAAAAATTAAAAAATCCACCTTGTATAAAGACATTAAGAGGCATAGGATATAGAATGGAGGATAGCTAG